From the Raphanus sativus cultivar WK10039 unplaced genomic scaffold, ASM80110v3 Scaffold0644, whole genome shotgun sequence genome, one window contains:
- the LOC130502666 gene encoding abscisic acid receptor PYR1-like: MPSELTQEERSALAQSIAEFHTYQLGPGSCSSLHAQRIHAPPEIVWSVVRQFDKPQTYKHFIKSCSVDEGFEMRVGCTRDVIVISGLPANTSTERLDILDDERRVTGFSIIGGEHRLVNYKSVTTVHRFEKERRVWTVVLESYVVDMPEGNSEEDTRMFADTVVKLNLQKLATVTEAMARNAAGEGGGSQAT, encoded by the coding sequence ATGCCTTCGGAGTTAACTCAGGAAGAACGATCAGCCCTCGCGCAATCCATCGCCGAGTTCCACACTTACCAACTCGGTCCAGGAAGCTGCTCCTCACTCCACGCGCAGCGAATCCACGCGCCGCCGGAGATCGTCTGGTCAGTCGTCCGTCAGTTCGACAAACCGCAGACGTACAAACACTTCATCAAATCCTGCTCCGTCGATGAAGGATTCGAGATGCGTGTTGGATGCACGCGCGACGTGATCGTGATCAGTGGATTGCCGGCGAACACGTCGACGGAGAGGCTCGATATACTAGACGACGAGAGGCGAGTGACGGGGTTTAGCATCATCGGAGGAGAGCACAGGCTGGTGAACTACAAGTCGGTGACGACCGTGCACAGGTTCGAGAAGGAGAGACGGGTGTGGACGGTGGTGCTCGAGTCGTACGTCGTGGATATGCCGGAAGGGAACTCGGAAGAGGACACAAGAATGTTCGCTGATACAGTCGTTAAACTGAATCTGCAGAAATTGGCGACTGTCACCGAAGCCATGGCTCGTAACGCCGCCGGAGAGGGAGGCGGCTCTCAGGCGacttag
- the LOC130502665 gene encoding uncharacterized protein LOC130502665: MSIAMDRAMMALNLEEEDVPFKMPTLPGFSSAEDNKLSLIGRVLNPECQKMSNLIYRMPRKWGKEGRVRGVALSAERFQFFFQKEHDLLDVLEKGVQTCNEWVIVLERWVENPPEDYLQHVPIWVQISKIPVNHYTEKALTALGDIVGETMVVAYDPSKPITQPFVRVKVKFNVAKALRPSKVIDLGEGKTAVVHFHYENIQKRCFTCFRLNHEKSICPLTVNRRREEARVRRMKIQEELALKQPIIQPQDPLYGVLSDDQVGINPDTGRPRIAEEVLQEMRRYLLANTGEDQAIKIDRVINSVKEAESDPMVQRACLRLEAPPEFTKILTEKKA; the protein is encoded by the coding sequence ATGTCTATTGCCATGGATAGAGCGATGATGGCGCTCAacctagaagaagaagacgtgCCTTTCAAGATGCCAACACTACCTGGGTTTAGCTCGGCTGAAGATAACAAACTGAGTCTGATAGGTCGAGTTCTAAACCCAGAGTGTCAAAAGATGTCAAACTTGATATACAGGATGCCAAGGAAGTGGGGAAAAGAAGGAAGAGTCCGTGGGGTTGCTCTGTCTGCAGAACGTTTCCAATTCTTCTTTCAAAAGGAGCATGACCTCTTAGATGTTCTTGAGAAAGGGGTCCAAACCTGCAACGAGTGGGTTATTGTGCTGGAACGCTGGGTGGAGAACCCTCCAGAAGATTACCTGCAACATGTGCCTATTTGGGTCCAAATCAGTAAAATCCCGGTGAACCACTACACTGAGAAAGCTCTTACGGCATTGGGGGATATCGTGGGCGAAACCATGGTTGTTGCTTACGACCCATCCAAGCCCATTACTCAGCCGTTTGTCAGGGTTAAGGTTAAGTTCAACGTCGCGAAGGCTTTGCGACCCTCGAAGGTGATTGATCTGGGGGAAGGAAAAACAGCTGTGGTTCACTTTCACTATGAAAATATCCAGAAGCGCTGTTTTACTTGCTTCCGTCTTAACCATGAGAAGTCAATTTGCCCTCTGACGGTGAATCGACGCCGAGAGGAAGCCAGAGTCAGAAGAATGAAAATCCAAGAGGAGTTAGCTCTAAAGCAGCCTATTATCCAGCCTCAGGACCCACTGTATGGAGTTCTCTCCGATGACCAGGTGGGGATAAACCCTGATACAGGCCGTCCTCGAATTGCTGAAGAAGTCCTACAGGAGATGAGAAGGTACCTTCTTGCCAACACAGGGGAGGATCAGGCTATCAAGATTGACAGAGTCATAAACTCAGTCAAAGAAGCTGAGTCTGATCCGATGGTGCAAAGAGCTTGCCTTAGGTTGGAGGCTCCTCCTGAGTTTACCAAGATCTTAACAGAGAAAAAGGCCTAG